The sequence below is a genomic window from Kitasatospora kifunensis.
CGACCATGCTGAGGGAATGTCGGTCCTCAATCTGAGCAGTGCGTTCATCACCTTCTTCGCCGTGGTCGGCCCGCCCAAGGTGCTGCTGGCCTACGCCCAGCTGAGCCGTACCCGCACCCTGCCGGAGTTGCGCCGGCTGCTGGCGGTCAGCTCGGCGCTGGCGCTGCTGGTCGGGGTGGTGATGGCGTTCAGCGCGGATGCGATCACCAACTTCTTCCACGTCAGCGACGAGTCGCTGCAGCTGGCCGGCGGGGTGATCTTCTTCCTCTACGCGGTCGGCCTGGTGCTCGGCGTGCACTTCGGCGGCACGAGCGAGGACGAGGAGGCCGGACTGGCCAACCCGCTGGCCGAGGGGGTGCGCGAGCTGCTGCTGCCGTACGTGGCGAGCCCGCTGGCCATGACGGCCGTGCTGGTGGAGTCGCTCACCAAGGAGAACTGGGGCTGGCGGTGCACGGTGGCCGGCGCTTACGCGGCGGTGGTGGCGATCAACACCGTGTGCGTGCTGGTGCTGGCGCCGCTGCTGCGGCGCACCCACCAGACCTCACTGGAGGTGCTCTCCCGGCTGCTCGGGCTGCTGCTGGCGGCGGTCGGCGTGGAGTTGTTCCTGAACGGGCTGCACGGACTGGGCGTGCCGCTGCAGAGTTCCAGCGGGCACTGAAACCGGGGTGTGCGGGCCCGCGGGGCTCAGGGCGCGGTGACCGGGCGCCAGGGCACCGGGGTGGAGAGGATCATCGAGGTCGACGGCTGTCCGTAGCCGCCCAGCCGGTCGATCAGCTCCTCGAACCGGGCCATCTCCGGCACCGCCACCAGCAGCACGCAGCAGGCTCCGCCGGTCACCCGGTACAGCTGGAGCACCTCGGGCCAGGTCGCCACCGCCGGATCGCGCAGCACGCAGCGGGTGCCGTAGCACTGCACCTGCACCAGCGCGGTGATCGGCAGCCCGGCCCTGGTCAGGTCCACGTGCGCGTGGTAGCCGTCGATCACGCCGTCCGCCTCCAGTCGGCGCACCCGCTCGGCGACAGCCGGTGCCGAGAGGCTGACCCGGCGGGACAATTCGTTGTACGAGAGCCGTGCGTCGGCCTGCAGTTCGGCGAGCAGACGGCGATCAAGGGCGTCCAAAACCGCTCCTTTTCGAGTGACAGGCAGATCGGGAAAACACCTTGCGAACGCAAGGTCGATGACGCGATCGGGTCACCGTCACCCATTCAAGAGTGCGCGGGGCCGCCGCACAATAGTTCCCAACCAGCCACCAAGGGGGAACGAGATCATGGCCCCGTCCACCGTCCAGACACCCAACCTGGCTTTCGACCCGGAGCGTGAGGGGGCGGTCGCGGACCTGCGGAGCAGCGGCGCCACCCCCTATGAGCGGTACGTCAAGCTCGACGTCCTGCACACCCTGCAGCAGCCGCGCAGCACGGTCGACGCCGAACTGTCGTTCATCATCACCACCCAGGTGATGGAGCTGCTCTTCGACCTGTTGACGCACGAATGGACGCTCACCCAGCAGGCGCTGCGGGCGGACGACCTGCCCGGCGCGGTGGCGGCGCTGCGCCGCGGGACCCACGTCCAGGACGTGCTGAACAACTCCTGGGACCTGCTGGCCACCCTCACGCCCGTCGAGTTCAGCGCGTTCCGGCCGGTACTCGGCGAGGCCTCCGGCTTCCAGTCCTCGACCTATCTGCGGCTGGAGTTCATGCTCGGCAACAAGTCCGAGCGGCTGCTGGAGATGTACCAGGGCGCACCCAAGGTGCACGGCGAACTGTCCGACGCGCTGGCCCGGCCCAGCCTGTACGACGACGTGCTGGCCCTGCTGGCCCGCCGCGGGCTGACCGGCGAGCCGGCGGTGACGCGCGAACGCTACGAGGCCAGCGAGGAGGTCCAGGCCGCCTGGCACGCCGTCTACACCGACCCCGCCCTGAGCGAACTGGTCGTACTGGCCGAGACGCTGCTGGATACGGCCGAGCGGGTCACCAGGTGGCGGCAGCGCCACTACGCTTCGGTGAAGCGGTCGATGGGCGCCAAGCCCGGCACGGCCGGTTCCAGCGGCCTGAGCTGGCTCAAGACGGCCGCCGACCAGGATGTCTTTCCGGAACTGTGGACCGTGCGAGGAGAGTTGTGAGAAACAGCCAGGTGCAGATCCCCACCTCCCGCGAGCAGTGCCTGGCCCTGGACGCCGCCGATCCGCTGGCCCCGTTCCGCACGCAGTACACGCTGCCGGCCAACGGGGTCTACCTGGACGGCAATTCGCTCGGTGTACTGCCGGTCCGCACCCCCGAGATCGTCCGCCGGACGGTCGAGGAGGAGTGGGGCCAGGATCTGATCACCAGTTGGAACAAGCACGGCTGGACCGAACTGCCGTTCGTGCTGGGCGACCGGATCGCACCGCTGATCGGCGCCGGACCGGCCGAGGTGGTGGTCTGCGACAGCGTCTCGGTCAACCTCTTCAAGGTGCTGACGGCCGCGCTGCGACTGCGGTCAGGACGGCGCACGGTGCTCGGCGAGCGGGACTCCTTCCCCACCGACCTGTACATCGCCGAGGGGGTCACCGGCCTCTTCGAGGGCGCGCGCAGCGTGCTGCTGCCCTCGCTGGACTCCGCGGACGACCTGGACGCCCACCTGGACGAAGGGGTGGCCGCCGTGGTCCTCTCCCAGGTGGACTACCGCACCGGACGGCTGCTCGACATGGGCGCGATCACCGCCAAGGTGCACGCGGCCGGTGCGCTGATGATCTGGGACCTGTGCCACTCGGCAGGCGCGCTGCCCATCGAACTGACCACCCACCAGGTGGACTTCGCCGTCGGCTGCACCTACAAGTACCTGAACGCCGGGCCGTGCGCGCCCAGTTTCCTGTACGCCGCGCCACGCCACCACGCCGCCGTCGAACAGCCGCTCACCGGGTGGTTCGGACACGCCGCGCCGTTCGCCTTCGAGAGCGGCTACCGACCCGCCGAGGGGATCGGGCAGTTCCTCACCAGCTTCCCGCCACTGCTGGCACTGGCCGGACTGCGGGCCACCCTGGAGATCTGGGAGGACGTCGACCTGGCACAACTGCGGGCCAAGAGCCTGGCGTTGACCGGACTCTTCATCGAACAGTGCGCCGATCTCGAGGTGGTGACGCCGCGTCAGGAGAAGCTGCGCGGCAGCCAGGTGGCGATCCGGCACCAGGACGGGTTCCCCGTGGTGCAGGCGCTGATCGAGCGCGGAGTGATCGGCGACTTCCGGGCGCCGGACCTGATGCGGTTCGGCTTCACTCCGCTGTACGTGTCGTACACCGAGGTGTGGGACGCGGCCCAGGCGCTGCGCGAGGTGTTGGCGAGCGGTGAGTGGCAGGCCGAGCGGTTCGCCACCCGGGGCGCGGTGACCTGAGACGCGATGACGAGGCCGCCCGTCCACCTGATTCGGGTGGACGGGCGGCCTCGTTCGTTTCAGCGCTCCGGTTCAGCGCTCCGGTTCAGCGCTCCAGCCGGCTCAGCTGTGGCGGCCGCGGCGACGACGGTTGCCGAGCAGCAGCGCACCGGCACCGGTCAGCAGCAGCATCCCGGTCAGACCGAGCAGCGGAACGGTCTCGCTCTGGCCGGTGGTCGGCAGCTGACCGGACCGGCTCGGCACGGGGTGCGGGCCGTGGCCGTGATCGTGGGACGGGCTGGGGGTGGGGGTGGGGGTGGGGCTGGGGGTGGGCTTCGACGTGGGGGTGACCGTCGGCGTGGGGGTGGGAGTTGGGGTGGGAGTCGGCGTGGGCGTGGGCGTGGGGGTGGGGGTCGGCGAGGGGGTCGGCGTCGGCGTCGGCGTCGGCGTCGGGGTCGGGGTAGGCGTCGGGGTCGGGGTAGGCGTGGGGGTCGGGGTAGGCGTGGGGGTCGGGGTAGGCGTCGGCGTCGGCGAGGAGCAGTCCGGCAGGTCACCGTTGAACGGGTAGCTGTGCAGCTCGTAGCCGCCGGTGCCCGTCTGGACCAGGTTGCCGGCCAGGTAGATCCGCCCGTTCATACCGGGCTCGGCGAGCGTCATGGTCCCGGACGGGTTGCCCGCCAGGACCGAGCCCTGGAACTGCGCGCCGCCCTTGATCTCCGACACGGTCGCGGTCGGGAAGTTCCACAGCAGTTTGGGCCCCAGGGTGGTCAACTGATCGCCCGGGAGCCCGGTCCCCGTGTTGGTGTTGATCAGCGTGTCGGATCCCAGCATGTTGACGATCACGGTCGCGCCGGCCGGGATGTTGCTGAACTTCAGGTCGATCGCCCGGGTGGCCGTCCCCAGGCTCTGCGTCACGTTGAAGACCTGGCGGGCGCTGGTGCCGTCGCCGGTGAAGGTGGCGTCGAAGTTGGTGACCGTCACCGTGCCGGTCGCGGTCGCGGCGGCCGCGCAGGTGGAGAAGGACTCGATGGTGGTCCGCAGCGGGGCGAAGGTGCTCTCCACCGAAGGGTCGTGGATCTGCTGGCCGTTCGGGACCAGGCTGATCGAGCCGCCGCTGTTGCCGCCGTAGCGCAGATTGCCCCAAACGGTGGTCGTGGCGTCCGAGCCGCCGATCAGCACCGTGTTGCCGGGCAGCACGTTGACGTTGCCGCCGACCGCGACGAAATCCGTGCCGGTGGGCGGCGGGACCCGGGAGCCGACGCCGACCACGCCCATGTTGAAGTTGCCCCCACCGTTCTTGTCCACCGTGAGGTTGCCGAGCGTGACGATCCGGCCCTCGGCCTCGGCCGCCCGCCCGGTCACCCGGTAGTTGCCGCCGGTGAAGATGTTGATATTGGAGTCCCGCCCGGTGAAGTTGCCGTTGCCGACCGGCGGGTAGGTCGCCGGGCAGTCCGGTCCGCCGCACGGTCCGAGCGGTGTCGGGAACGGTACGGCGGACGCGCCGGGCAGCGCGATCACCACTCCGGTCACCGTGGTCGCCGCCAGCAGCGCGGCCTTGATCGCGTGTCTCATGCTTCTACCTCCCTGGCCCCGGCATCTGGGGTGCGCCGGGATCGGCTGACCAGGGCGTACGCGGACCATCCAAGGCAGGCCGCTCGCGAAGGCGGCGCAGGCGGCACCGAGCCGAGACGATCATCATTCGAATCCCACCCGCCTGGCCCAGGCCTGGGCCGGGGTCAATCAGCCGAACGGGCGGGTGTTAGCGTGCCGGGCGGGGTTGCCGGAACCGCAGCGCCCCCGGGCCCCCGCCCGCCATCTCGGACAAGCGCGAAGGCTGTCGATCCTCATGGCCAAGTTTCTGTTGAGCCTGCACGTGCTGGCTGCGATCATCGCGATCGGCCCGGTGACGGTGGCGGCGAGCATGTTCCCGCGCAAGGCGAAGGCCGCTCTGGCCGCGGCCGGCAACCCGCAGGCCGCGGCCGGCGAGCTCGCCGAGAACGCCGCCTCGGTGCGGCTGCTCTACCGGATCACCCAGGTCTACGCGCTGCTCGGGATCGCCGTCCCGGTGCTCGGCATCGGCACCGCGCAGGTGATGGGCGTGATGGGCAGCGCCTGGCTGATCGCCTCGCTGGCGATCACCGTGGTCGCCGCCCTGGTGCTGCTGGTGCTGGTGCTGCCGCGGCAGGAGGCGGTGGTCTCCGCCCTCGCCGGCCAGCCGGACGCCAACCCGGTGAGTGCGGCGGCCGGGCTCAAGCTGCTCACCATGAGCACCGGGGTCTTCTCGCTGCTCTGGGCCGTGGTCACGGTGCTGATGGTGCTGCGCCCCGGCTCGACCACGCACGCCTGACGGATCGTCAGGACACCTGGGCGCCAAGGTTGGTGGCGGCGATTCTGGTGAGCCGAACACCGGCTCGCTTCACGGCGCGCCCCACGATCGCGGTCTCCACCCGGTCCGCGCCCAGCGGGCCGATCACCTCGGTGGTGAAGCGGTAGAGCGCCTCGTAGTCGGGGCAGAAGACGGCGGCCATCAGGTTGTGCGGCCCGCTGGTGGCCACCACGCCGTGCACCTGCGGGTGTGCGGCGAGCGCCCGGCCCGCCGCCGCCAGCCGCCCGGGCGGCACCGCGAGCCAGAGGTTGGCGTCCACCGTCATACCGAGCAGGCGCGGGTCGACGGTCGCGTGGGTGCGCAGCAGGCCCGCCGCTGCCAGTCGGCGCAGCCGTCGGCGCACCGTGGACTCCGGCGCGTCGACGGCCTGGGCCAGCGCGGCCGCCGAGCGGCGCGCGTCCTCGGCCAACTCTCCCAGCAGCGCCCGATCCAGCCTGTCCAGCTCCACCGGCGGCAGCGCGGTCGCGGGAGCCGGGTCGGCGGGGGTGGTCAACGCGGCGGGGGTCAGCGCGGCCGCCTCCGTAGGGGTCAGCAGTCCCGCCCGCCACTGCGCGGCGTCCGCGAACAGGTGCAGGACCGCGTAGACCGTGGTGTCCACCACCGCGTCGGTGCCCGGCAGTTGGCGGTAGAGCAGTTGGTCGCGCCCTGGCTGGTCGGTGACCAGGACCGCGCTGATCTCCTGGCCGCCGAGCATCAGGTCGACGAACGGGATGTCCGACCTGGCCACCAGCGCGTCCGCCACCGCGGCCACCCGCCCGCGCAGCACCCGCACCCGTAGCAGCAGCGCGCCCACCGCCTCGTCCGCGGCCCGCGGCAGCAACACCACCCGCAGCGCCCCGGTCTCGCGCAGCCGCGCCAGCCGCCGGGTCACGGTACGCACCGAGACGCCGAGCACCTGCGCGAGCAGGCCCGGTTCGGCCCGACCGTCCACCTGCAGGGCGCAGACCAGTCGGCGGTCCAGCGGGTCGAGCAGGGTGGCCGGATCCGTCGTTTCGGTCTGCATCAGTGTCCGATCTCCGCCGCTTGGTGGCCGCATGACGTCGTGCTCTGCCGCGGTGACGGTACTCCTTGGACCGGCGAGAACACCACGTGAGAGGGGTCGGACAGATGACACAGCTGATCACCGAGGTCGAGGCGGTCGTGCGCGAGGTGGGCGCCCGGCTGGCCGGGCAGCAGGGCACCGAGCCGACCGCGGCGCGCACCCGGGACGAGGCGTTCGCCGCGTTCCGCGAGCTGGACCAGCCCGCCACCGAGCTGCTGCGGGAGCGACTGGGCCCGCTGCGCCCGCAGGCCGGCTGGCTGGACGACGAGCTGGACAGCGCGCTGCCCGCTGACGGCGAGTGGTGGAGCTGCGACGCCACCGACGGCGCCGTGCAGTACCTGCTGGGCCTGCCGCACTGGGCGGTCACCGCGACCCTGCTGCGCGAGGGCGAGGCGGTGCTCGCGGTGGTTCACGCGCCGCGTCTGGATGCCTGCTACACCGCCGTACGCGGCGCCGGCGCCCGGCTGAACGGATGTCAGATCAGGCCGTCCGAGCGTGAGTTGAACGCTGCCGTGGTCGCCACCAGTCACCCGCCGACGATCACCGAGGACCCGGCGGCACTGCGCCGAGTCGGCGCGACGACCTCCGCCGTGATCGGTGCCGGGGTGCTCGCGGTGCGCAACCTCGGGCCGACCGCCCTGCAGGTGGCCCAGGTCGGCTCCGGCCACCTGGACGCGTTCTGGGAGTGCGGCCTGGACGCGCCCAACCTGCTGCCGGGGGCACTGATCGCCGCCGAGGCCGGGGCCAAGGTCACCGATCACGCGGGCGAGCCGTGGCGGCCGTCCACCTCGACCGGGTTCCTCGCGGCACCGATGAGCCAGCACGAGGCACTGGTGCGGGTGCTCAGCGCCGCAATCTGAACGGGAGTTCAGCGGAACCGGGGTGGCGCTGAGCGCGTCCCTGCTGGTCAATCGATGGACCGTCAGAGGAGCCCGCGTGACTGCCAGCGCCACCCGCTATCTCTATCTCGCCCGACACGGCGAGGCGCTGCCGGAGCAGAGCGGGCCCGGGCAGAGCGGGCCTGGCCTGTCCGAGAACGGGCGGCGCCAGGCGGTGCTGCTCGGGCGGCGGCTGCGGGACGTGCCGCTGGCCGCGGTGCACCACGGTCCACTGCCGCGGGCGGCGCAGACCGCGCGGCTGGTCGGCGAGCAGTTGGGCGCCGTCCCGTTGCGGGTGGACGAGGCGGCCGGCGACTACCTGCCCTGCGTGCCGGGCCGGGCGGAGTTGCCGGCGGACAGCGCCGACCTCCTGCTCGACTTCCTCGGCGAGGTGTCGCAGGCGGAGCGCGAGCACGGCGCGGCCCTGGCGGCGGAGGCGATAGCCCGCTTCACCGGTCCGGTGGCGGGCGAGGTGGACCGGCACGAACTGGTGGTCACCCACGCCTTCCTGGTCGGCTGGCTGGTCCGGCACGCGCTGGACGCGCCCGACTGGCGCTGGCTCGGCCACAACAGCGCCAACGCCGCGCTGACCGTCATCCGCTACGCGCCCGGCCGCCCCGCCACCGTGATCACCGTCAACGACCAGCGGCACCTGCCGACCGAGCTGCGCTGGACCGGGTTCCCGCCGGAGTGGCAGATCTAGGGCGGAGGTTGGTTCCAGGCCGGGCGCTCGGGGTCGTCCGCCCGGACCAGGATGTCGGCCGCCTCGTCCGGATGGACCTCCTCCTGGTAGCGGGCGAAGGCCGGCAGCGTCCACTGCTCCTGCGGCGGGGTGCGGCGGCGCAGGGCGGCCTCGGACATTCGCAGATGGACCGTCAGGTCGAACGGGAACCACCGCCCGAGCAGCAGTGGACCGTCCAGCAACAGCACGGTGCCCGGGGCCAGTTCGACGTACGGGCTGCGGGTGGAGCGGTCGGTGTCCGGGTCCCGCAGGTCCGGCAGCACGCGCCCGTTGCCGCCCGGGTCCAGCGGTGCGAACACCTCGCGGAAGAGCGCGTTGCTGTCGAGCCAGAGGTCGAGATAGGCGTCGGCGTCCTGGTGCCCGTACTCCAGGCGGATCGAGGCCGGGCGCAGGAAGGCGCGCGAGCGCACTCGCCGCACGGCTCGACCGCGCAGCCGCAGCTCCTCGGCCAGGTCGGCGGCCAGCCGCTCGGGCCGGGCCGCCGGCGCGCCGTCGATCAGCACCCGGGGCCAGGCGCCGCCGTCCGCCGGGGTCAGCCGCTCGACGCGGTCGGCGAGCTCGGCGGTGAGCCGGGGCCAGCTGATCGGGTGCAGGCGAATCGCCGTCATCGGTGCGTGCTCCCGCTCAACTCGCGGTCTCCAGCAGGGTCTTGCCGAGCGTGGCCCGGGACTCGATGGCCACGTGCGCGTCGGCGGCCAGCTCCAGCGGGAAGCGCTGGCCGATCACCGGGCGCAGCCGGCCGGCGGCGGCCTCGGCGAGCGCGTGCTCGGTGCAGGCCCGCAGGTGCTCCGGGCTGCGGTCGGCGCTGACCAGGCGCACCTCGCGGGCGGCGGCCAAGGAGTCGGGGATCGCGGCCCACTCGCCGCTGGCCAGGCCGTAGCTGTCCATCCGGCCGCCGGGGGCGAGCAGTTCGAAGGCGGCCCGGCCCACGGCACCGCCGACGCCGTCGAACACAACGTCGAGTGGGCCGACTTCCTGGTGCACCAGCTGGGCCCAGGCATCTTCGCGGTAGTCGAAGGCGAGGTCCGCGCCCAGCTCACGGGCCAGCGCCAGCTTGCGCTCACCACCCGCGACGGCCACCACCTGCGCCCCGGCCGCCTTGGCCAGCTGCACCAGCAGGCTGCCGACCCCGCCCGCCGCCGCCTCCACCAGCACCCGGTCCCCGGCCTTGACCTCGGCGGCCCGCAACTGCATCACGGCGGTACGCCCGTCGGCGAGCAGCGCGACCGCGTCGTCCAGCGCGAGGCCGTCCGGCACCGCGAACAGCCCCTCGGCCGGTACCGCGACCCGCTCGGCGTACCCACCCGAGCCCCCGGTCCCCGTCACCACCCGCCGCCCGAGCAGCTGCGGGTCGACGTCGGGGCCGAGCGCGCTGACCGTGCCGCCCACCCCGTTGCCCGGGATCAGCGGCGGCTCGGCACGGAAGGGGCCCAGGCCGGTGGCGCGGAACTGCGTCTCGACGAAGGTGATGTTCGCGTAGGCGACGTCGACCAGGACCTGTCCTGGCCCCGGGACGGGGTCGGGCGCCTCGCCGGGGACGAGGACGGACGGGTCACCGAACTGCTTCAGCCAGACGGCACGCATGGCGCGACTCCTTGATCGGGATGGTCGATCAGCATCCTCGCTCATCAAGCGCGCTTGAGGTCAAGCGGTGGCCGGCTCGGCGATCAGCGCGGTACCCACGGTGCGGAAGCCGAGGCGGGCGTAGATCCGGGCGACGTCGGCGTCGCCCGCCGAGAGGAAGACGGTCCGCACACCGGCCGCGCGGGCGTCGGCGACCAGGGCGGCGGTGACGGCCAGGGCCAGGCCCTGGCGGCGGGCGGTCGGCAGGGTACCGAGGCCGGCGATCTCGGCCACCTCGCCCACCGGTAGGTACTGGCCGGCACAGAGGGCCCAGCCGTCCCGGACGGCGGCCGCCACCGTGCTCAGGCCGGTCCGGATGCGAGCGGCCATCCGGTCGACGTCGCCGGCGCGCTCGCGGATCGCGGCGGCGAGCTCGGTGGGGCCTGCCGAGCCGACGCGGGTGCCGGGTTCGGCGAAGGCCAGGTGGGGGACGGCCAGCGCGCTCGGCAGGGCCGGGTCCTCGGGGCCGACGATCCGCACCCGGGTGCCGTCCGGCTCGGGCACGCCGGGGGTCGGGGCCTCCGGGGCGAGCACCATCAGCGGGTGCTCGTGCACGACGAGGCCGGCCCGCTCGGCGGCCGCGCGCAGGGTGGGCGAGGTCTCGGCCACCCACTCGAAAGCCTCGGGGATACCCAACTCCCGCTGGCGGGCCAGCACTCGGCGCACGTCGGCCTCGGTCACCGGCGCCCTGCCGGGCAGCGCGGGGCGGGCGTAGTAGGGCCAGCCCGCACCCTCGCGGACGAAGAGGGTCAGTGGCCCGAACGCCTCGGTGCGGGCGGCTGTGCGTGGCACGGCGTCGTAGTAGCGCTCCAGGCGGGCCAGCAGGTCATGATCGGTGGAAGTCACCGCCGGATCCAAGCACTGCGGCCGCGATGGCGCCACCGAATTCGGCCCGCGCGGACCGGAGGGCACACTCCGGTCCGCGCGAGCACTTGGTGATTGACGCTACGTCAGCTCTCGCGGGCCGAGGTGTCGTCGATCAGGAAGGCGGTACTGGGGGTGAGGCCGGACTCGTGCGAGACGAGCTGGAGGCCGATGGTGGTGCCCCAGCCGACCTGGTTGATGAAGGGGCTCAGGTCCACCGACTGCTGCTGGTAGCCGTTGGTGGGGTTCTGGCTGCTCCAGGTCCGCACCGTGCCGAGCGGCTGGCCGGTGTACTGGTCGATCGCCACCAGGGAGAGCGTGTCGGGCGCACTGGCGGAGGTGTTGGTGGTCTCGGTGTCGAGCCAGAAGGAGAACGTGGCCGAGCTGTAACCGGGGTAGGTGTCCAGGTAGTTGGTGATCGAGTCACTGCCGGTGTCCTGGCCCAGCCAGGCGTACCAGCTGCCCGAGTGCGGCGCGTGCAGGCTGGAGGGCGTGATCACGTTGTAGCCGGACGGGTTCCAGGCGTCGGTCATCACGGTGTGGTCGACGTCGGCCGAACCGTTCTCGAAGCCCGCGTCGGTGAGCTGCTCGATGCCGTTGCAACCGGGCTGGCCCGCACTGGTGACGGACTCCCAGAAGCCGGTGCTCGCCGTTTTCCCGGTCGTATCGGTCGCGTTGACGGTGACCCGCCGGTAGCCGTTGGTGGCGGCGGCGGTGCCGGTGATGACGCCGGTCGAGGCGTTGATGCTCAGGCCACTGGGCAGGCCGGTGGCACTGTAGTTGACCGCCGAGCCGGTGCTGTCCACCGCGACCGCGGGGATCGAAACGGGGGCGCCGGGGGTGTCGGTCCGGTCACACATGGTGCTGAGCACCACCGGCGGGTTGGTGTAGATCGGGTCCGAGGCCATGCACAGGTGGTCGGTGTTGGACCAGAGCGTCTGCAACGGGAACGAACCGGTGGACAGGTTCTCGAAGAACAGGCCGCCGTTGGAACCCTTCGGGATCCAGGCGCACTTGTCGGCGATCTCCTGGCCGGTGCCGTCGGTCCAACCGCCGGGGGTGTCCGGGTCGGTGACCGTCTCGGCGTACTCGTGGCCGCCGATGATGCCGTAGCCGTCCAGTCGGCCGCGCGCGGTGTTCTCACCGAACCAGTTGGTGCCGCAGCCTGCGACGTCGGTCAGGTAGGGCATGTTGGTGTAGGCCAGTTGACCGTAGGACGAGCGCTGGAAGTCGTGCCAGGCGCAGTAGCCCAGCTCATGCCACTTGTCCGGGTCGGTGCCCTGCGGCGAGTCGATGATGTACTGCACGTTGCGGTTCTGCGCCTCGGTGGTGTTGCCGAAGTGCTGGGCCGCGGCGAGGGCTTCGGCGCCGAGCTGCGGTTCGGTGGCGGCCTGCGGGGCGGCGGCGGCGTTGTCCACCCAGACGCCGGCGAGCACGCTGCCCGCCTGGGGGTAGGGGATGTGGGCCGCGCTCGAGGGGCACTGCACGCTGCCGGTCGCGATGCCCTCGCAGTACTGGGTCAGCACGGCGCTCCAGCCGTCGCCGGTGCTGCCCAGGCCCTTGAAGAAGTCCTGCTGATAGGGGACGGCCTGATCCTTGTCCCCGGACAGCACCACGTCACCGGTGGAGTTGGTGGACGGGGCGCCCCACTGGGAGCCCCACACCACCAGGTAGACCTTCGGGGGGCCGATCACCACGCCGGCCGAGTCCTGGCCGCCCTTGTAAGTGACCTGCTGGTCGTACTCGTTGGCGACGTAGCCGTCGCCGTCGTTGCCGTTGCCCGGGTCGGCGCCGTCGGCCGTGTTCGGGGTGACCTTGCCACCGGACTTGGCGGCGGCGGAGTTGGCGGCGAGCTGCGCGGCCGAGGCCGGGCGGGCGGCACCGAGGCGGCCAACCGTCGCACGGTGCGGGCCGGTTGCGGTGGTCGTGCTCTTCGGGGTGCCGGGCTTGGCCTGCGCGGCGAGGACGTTCGGGTGGCCAGGGTCGGCGGCGGCCGTCAGCGGGCTGGCAAGCCCGGCGGCGGCCAGTGCGGCGGCCACGGCGAGCAGGGCTGTCCGCCGGCCGCGGTGGAGCAGGCCGGATCTGTCTCTGATCACGGGTCAGCGTCCGTTTCTGGTGACGTGGAGGCCCTGTCCGCGACCTGCGGA
It includes:
- a CDS encoding MarC family protein, with the protein product MSVLNLSSAFITFFAVVGPPKVLLAYAQLSRTRTLPELRRLLAVSSALALLVGVVMAFSADAITNFFHVSDESLQLAGGVIFFLYAVGLVLGVHFGGTSEDEEAGLANPLAEGVRELLLPYVASPLAMTAVLVESLTKENWGWRCTVAGAYAAVVAINTVCVLVLAPLLRRTHQTSLEVLSRLLGLLLAAVGVELFLNGLHGLGVPLQSSSGH
- a CDS encoding Lrp/AsnC family transcriptional regulator codes for the protein MDALDRRLLAELQADARLSYNELSRRVSLSAPAVAERVRRLEADGVIDGYHAHVDLTRAGLPITALVQVQCYGTRCVLRDPAVATWPEVLQLYRVTGGACCVLLVAVPEMARFEELIDRLGGYGQPSTSMILSTPVPWRPVTAP
- a CDS encoding tryptophan 2,3-dioxygenase; translation: MAPSTVQTPNLAFDPEREGAVADLRSSGATPYERYVKLDVLHTLQQPRSTVDAELSFIITTQVMELLFDLLTHEWTLTQQALRADDLPGAVAALRRGTHVQDVLNNSWDLLATLTPVEFSAFRPVLGEASGFQSSTYLRLEFMLGNKSERLLEMYQGAPKVHGELSDALARPSLYDDVLALLARRGLTGEPAVTRERYEASEEVQAAWHAVYTDPALSELVVLAETLLDTAERVTRWRQRHYASVKRSMGAKPGTAGSSGLSWLKTAADQDVFPELWTVRGEL
- the kynU gene encoding kynureninase; translated protein: MRNSQVQIPTSREQCLALDAADPLAPFRTQYTLPANGVYLDGNSLGVLPVRTPEIVRRTVEEEWGQDLITSWNKHGWTELPFVLGDRIAPLIGAGPAEVVVCDSVSVNLFKVLTAALRLRSGRRTVLGERDSFPTDLYIAEGVTGLFEGARSVLLPSLDSADDLDAHLDEGVAAVVLSQVDYRTGRLLDMGAITAKVHAAGALMIWDLCHSAGALPIELTTHQVDFAVGCTYKYLNAGPCAPSFLYAAPRHHAAVEQPLTGWFGHAAPFAFESGYRPAEGIGQFLTSFPPLLALAGLRATLEIWEDVDLAQLRAKSLALTGLFIEQCADLEVVTPRQEKLRGSQVAIRHQDGFPVVQALIERGVIGDFRAPDLMRFGFTPLYVSYTEVWDAAQALREVLASGEWQAERFATRGAVT
- a CDS encoding choice-of-anchor A family protein, producing the protein MRHAIKAALLAATTVTGVVIALPGASAVPFPTPLGPCGGPDCPATYPPVGNGNFTGRDSNINIFTGGNYRVTGRAAEAEGRIVTLGNLTVDKNGGGNFNMGVVGVGSRVPPPTGTDFVAVGGNVNVLPGNTVLIGGSDATTTVWGNLRYGGNSGGSISLVPNGQQIHDPSVESTFAPLRTTIESFSTCAAAATATGTVTVTNFDATFTGDGTSARQVFNVTQSLGTATRAIDLKFSNIPAGATVIVNMLGSDTLINTNTGTGLPGDQLTTLGPKLLWNFPTATVSEIKGGAQFQGSVLAGNPSGTMTLAEPGMNGRIYLAGNLVQTGTGGYELHSYPFNGDLPDCSSPTPTPTPTPTPTPTPTPTPTPTPTPTPTPTPTPTPTPSPTPTPTPTPTPTPTPTPTPTPTVTPTSKPTPSPTPTPTPSPSHDHGHGPHPVPSRSGQLPTTGQSETVPLLGLTGMLLLTGAGALLLGNRRRRGRHS
- a CDS encoding Lrp/AsnC family transcriptional regulator, producing MQTETTDPATLLDPLDRRLVCALQVDGRAEPGLLAQVLGVSVRTVTRRLARLRETGALRVVLLPRAADEAVGALLLRVRVLRGRVAAVADALVARSDIPFVDLMLGGQEISAVLVTDQPGRDQLLYRQLPGTDAVVDTTVYAVLHLFADAAQWRAGLLTPTEAAALTPAALTTPADPAPATALPPVELDRLDRALLGELAEDARRSAAALAQAVDAPESTVRRRLRRLAAAGLLRTHATVDPRLLGMTVDANLWLAVPPGRLAAAGRALAAHPQVHGVVATSGPHNLMAAVFCPDYEALYRFTTEVIGPLGADRVETAIVGRAVKRAGVRLTRIAATNLGAQVS
- a CDS encoding inositol monophosphatase family protein gives rise to the protein MTQLITEVEAVVREVGARLAGQQGTEPTAARTRDEAFAAFRELDQPATELLRERLGPLRPQAGWLDDELDSALPADGEWWSCDATDGAVQYLLGLPHWAVTATLLREGEAVLAVVHAPRLDACYTAVRGAGARLNGCQIRPSERELNAAVVATSHPPTITEDPAALRRVGATTSAVIGAGVLAVRNLGPTALQVAQVGSGHLDAFWECGLDAPNLLPGALIAAEAGAKVTDHAGEPWRPSTSTGFLAAPMSQHEALVRVLSAAI
- a CDS encoding histidine phosphatase family protein, with translation MTASATRYLYLARHGEALPEQSGPGQSGPGLSENGRRQAVLLGRRLRDVPLAAVHHGPLPRAAQTARLVGEQLGAVPLRVDEAAGDYLPCVPGRAELPADSADLLLDFLGEVSQAEREHGAALAAEAIARFTGPVAGEVDRHELVVTHAFLVGWLVRHALDAPDWRWLGHNSANAALTVIRYAPGRPATVITVNDQRHLPTELRWTGFPPEWQI